From the Nodularia sp. NIES-3585 genome, one window contains:
- a CDS encoding patatin-like phospholipase family protein, with the protein MTNNVNIQSVLTFDGQNDYIDCGRNDLAGVFAQGSLAFTVSGWVNPHRLTNKATTYGTHNVFLARSSDRYSDNFEFGISEEGNLDVYIDENIDSVIKTFGNGELTVGQWHFFAIVFNQGQLTIYLDQQEYTGSLAGKYLYKATSSLTIGATLHNRIYFTGQLAHISVWNYPCTREEIQRHHYQPIVGNEAGLVAYWMLNEGEGKTVRDQTGNSHDGTLRGNPTWDLAQVPFPMAELAAEEQNQTASSLEDNPVEKEPVLEEGLSPEYPESSELSVKVLLVEATAELKPLSVEALPIVETDDAPTPVPPKTTTTKSNVGRGKKIQKAKSADIPTPATPQLKPGKTAETVPTSESEVPVSVNIPQQKQPQILTQSRSAKTMNTTASPKYKILAIDGGGIRGIIPALILAEIEKRTQKPIFSLFDLISGTSSGGILALGLTKPLIDEANPDSEPVAEYSAENLLQIYLEYGAEIFYEPFFEQVIGQLEDIFIQPKYSSEGREEILKQYFGDTPLENNLKEVFVTSYDIEQRLPVFFTNKLEKQETESRKFRKLCGGFTLTDAALGTSATPTYFAPHRVPTSHNTNGFYTLVDGGLVANNPASLAILEAQISQRKNKQVLHTEDMLVVSLGTGSLTSTYPYDEVKNWGLLQWGRPLLNIVLDGGSEVIAGELERLFDPSDTETKNSYYRFQTFLTNDLEAIDNAKPENLRQLQAIAQRLIAERSQEIDELCTILTK; encoded by the coding sequence GTGACCAACAACGTAAACATCCAATCAGTTTTAACTTTTGATGGTCAAAATGATTATATAGATTGTGGTCGGAATGATCTGGCTGGTGTTTTTGCTCAAGGTAGTTTAGCCTTTACGGTTTCTGGATGGGTTAATCCTCATCGTTTAACTAATAAAGCTACTACCTATGGGACTCACAACGTGTTTTTGGCTCGTTCCTCAGATCGATACAGTGATAACTTTGAGTTTGGCATTAGTGAAGAGGGAAACCTAGACGTATACATTGATGAAAATATCGATAGTGTTATCAAAACTTTTGGTAATGGAGAATTAACTGTGGGACAGTGGCATTTCTTCGCCATTGTTTTTAATCAAGGTCAACTGACCATATATCTTGATCAGCAGGAGTATACTGGCTCTTTAGCAGGTAAATATTTATACAAAGCAACCAGTTCTTTAACTATAGGTGCTACTTTACACAATCGCATATATTTCACAGGACAATTAGCCCACATCAGTGTTTGGAATTACCCCTGCACTCGAGAAGAAATCCAGAGGCATCATTATCAGCCTATAGTAGGTAATGAAGCAGGGTTAGTAGCATACTGGATGTTAAACGAAGGTGAAGGAAAAACAGTCCGAGACCAGACTGGAAATTCTCATGATGGCACATTGCGTGGTAATCCTACTTGGGATTTAGCACAAGTACCATTTCCGATGGCAGAGTTGGCAGCCGAAGAACAAAACCAGACAGCCAGTAGTTTAGAGGACAATCCTGTGGAAAAAGAGCCTGTCCTTGAAGAGGGTCTTTCTCCAGAATATCCCGAATCCAGCGAACTGTCTGTTAAGGTTCTTTTGGTTGAAGCCACTGCCGAGTTGAAACCACTATCTGTTGAGGCTCTTCCCATTGTGGAAACTGACGATGCCCCAACCCCTGTTCCCCCAAAAACGACCACAACAAAAAGCAATGTAGGAAGAGGGAAAAAGATACAGAAAGCAAAATCTGCCGACATCCCAACCCCTGCAACTCCACAACTAAAACCGGGAAAGACAGCCGAAACAGTCCCCACTAGTGAAAGCGAAGTTCCCGTTTCCGTCAATATTCCACAGCAGAAACAACCACAAATATTAACTCAATCGCGATCGGCAAAAACTATGAATACAACAGCTAGCCCCAAATATAAAATCCTGGCCATTGATGGAGGTGGTATCAGAGGCATTATCCCAGCCCTGATACTAGCAGAAATTGAAAAGCGGACACAAAAACCAATATTTAGCTTGTTCGATTTAATTTCTGGGACTTCCAGCGGAGGGATTCTGGCACTCGGACTAACCAAACCCCTGATAGATGAAGCCAATCCTGATAGCGAGCCTGTCGCTGAATATAGTGCTGAGAATCTCCTCCAAATATATCTTGAGTATGGGGCTGAGATATTTTATGAACCATTCTTTGAGCAAGTAATCGGTCAGTTAGAGGATATATTTATCCAGCCAAAATATTCTTCTGAAGGCAGAGAAGAAATTTTAAAACAATATTTTGGAGACACCCCGCTAGAAAATAATCTCAAAGAAGTTTTCGTGACTAGCTATGATATCGAGCAGCGCCTCCCCGTATTTTTTACAAACAAACTGGAAAAACAAGAGACAGAATCTAGAAAATTTCGCAAACTCTGTGGAGGGTTTACGCTCACAGATGCAGCATTAGGAACTAGTGCCACTCCCACTTATTTTGCACCCCATCGTGTTCCTACTTCTCATAATACCAACGGCTTTTATACTTTAGTCGATGGAGGATTAGTCGCTAATAATCCAGCTAGTTTGGCTATTTTGGAAGCGCAAATTAGTCAACGAAAAAACAAGCAAGTCCTTCATACAGAAGATATGTTGGTAGTTTCATTAGGTACAGGTTCTTTGACAAGTACTTACCCGTATGATGAAGTAAAAAATTGGGGATTGCTGCAATGGGGAAGACCACTTTTAAATATTGTTCTTGATGGTGGTAGTGAAGTAATAGCCGGAGAACTAGAACGGTTGTTTGATCCTAGTGACACAGAAACCAAAAATTCTTATTATCGCTTTCAAACGTTTCTCACAAATGACCTGGAAGCAATAGATAATGCCAAACCAGAAAATTTGCGCCAGTTACAAGCAATAGCCCAGCGATTGATTGCGGAAAGAAGTCAAGAAATTGATGAACTGTGTACTATTTTGACAAAGTAA
- a CDS encoding AAA-like domain-containing protein, translating to MELKQTKIKRKRGVILTSKGLQRLQKAILSCEIAENKGDRLTLAELGSRINVSTKTLSRLWSLSKGVDQKTLKFCFSAFNLKLNQEDYTLLSEEHETKSSSLPSESLFTEENIGQYSIDKLKKFLSYPDRPVPLDSPLYIERPPIEELVYGEITRPGCVIRILAPRQMGKTSLVLRLLAFGKRQGYRTVNFNCCQIDDHSFSDLNKLLRCLCWQIAQQLGIDPNLDDNWDEELGYKLVCSFYLQNYILQQINSPIVLVLNEVDRFFEYPHIAQEFFALLRSWCEEARQNHDWQKLRLVVVYSTEQYLSLDINRSPFNVGLPIYLNEFVPEQVKELARRYGLDWSSGQESAQLMSLVGGHPALIQLALFYLVSDTITLEELMQEAIANGGIYRHHLRRHWIKLQANPSLVKKYTELVTVKQSMTLDPMDAYKLESLGLIRFDGDRILPRCELYRAYFQKQLSACI from the coding sequence ATGGAACTAAAACAAACTAAGATTAAAAGAAAACGAGGAGTTATTTTAACTTCTAAAGGGCTACAACGTTTACAAAAAGCAATTTTATCTTGTGAGATTGCAGAAAATAAAGGCGATCGCCTAACTTTAGCAGAACTAGGTAGTCGAATCAATGTCTCTACAAAAACTCTGAGTCGATTGTGGTCTTTGAGCAAAGGGGTAGATCAAAAAACGCTAAAATTTTGCTTTAGTGCTTTTAACTTAAAATTAAATCAGGAAGATTATACACTCCTGAGTGAAGAGCATGAAACCAAAAGCTCCAGCTTACCGTCAGAGAGTTTATTTACAGAAGAAAATATTGGGCAGTATTCTATTGACAAATTAAAGAAATTTTTGTCATATCCAGATAGACCAGTACCTTTAGATTCTCCTTTATATATTGAACGTCCGCCTATAGAGGAATTAGTTTATGGAGAAATTACTCGTCCAGGCTGTGTAATCAGAATTCTAGCTCCCAGACAAATGGGTAAAACTTCTTTAGTACTGCGTCTGTTAGCCTTTGGGAAAAGACAAGGATATCGCACCGTTAATTTCAATTGCTGCCAGATTGATGACCATTCTTTTAGTGACTTAAATAAGCTTTTGCGTTGTCTTTGTTGGCAAATTGCTCAACAGTTGGGCATTGACCCCAACCTTGATGATAATTGGGATGAAGAACTTGGTTATAAGTTAGTATGTAGCTTTTATTTACAAAATTATATTCTTCAGCAGATTAACAGTCCGATAGTTTTGGTGTTGAATGAAGTTGATCGGTTTTTTGAATATCCTCACATTGCTCAGGAGTTTTTTGCTTTGTTACGTTCTTGGTGTGAGGAAGCACGACAAAATCACGATTGGCAGAAACTGAGGTTAGTAGTAGTTTATTCTACAGAACAATATCTCTCTCTAGACATTAACCGGTCTCCATTTAATGTCGGACTACCTATTTATTTAAATGAATTTGTTCCAGAACAGGTAAAAGAATTAGCTAGAAGATATGGCTTAGACTGGAGTTCTGGCCAAGAATCTGCTCAATTGATGTCTCTTGTTGGCGGTCATCCGGCGCTGATACAACTAGCTCTGTTTTATCTTGTCTCTGATACGATAACTTTAGAAGAGCTAATGCAGGAAGCGATCGCTAATGGTGGCATTTACCGTCATCACTTACGAAGACACTGGATAAAACTGCAAGCTAATCCTAGCCTAGTAAAAAAATATACTGAGCTTGTAACAGTTAAACAAAGCATGACTCTTGATCCGATGGATGCTTATAAACTTGAAAGTTTAGGATTGATTCGTTTTGATGGCGATCGCATCTTACCTCGTTGCGAACTCTACCGCGCTTATTTCCAAAAACAACTTTCGGCTTGTATATAA